In Pseudonocardia sp. C8, one genomic interval encodes:
- a CDS encoding type VII secretion-associated protein: MTGFAVAVHTGPSRVLLAAADAGGVRLLAAAPPGTAPGRAVDDFFGDEPPAVVVRVGTTPGGAFPGVPRVMAVPVAVAVLAVGPPPPAGPVLVVDAGTAGTEVAVVDDGIVTRVSPGGRGGAANPRNGRGAAASPGGGGGVARGDVRDVAVLRAVACRAGAVEVVVAGERAADDPGWVAAVAAAAPCPVRTAGPRADDDPAAVPGAGADTAAVLGAALLGAGLLAQVSRSPAATARFRESGGGPPGDGCTVPGAAAGRGGAGHTGRGEPGDSGRGEPPGTDRPGRGRLLLPAVAVLGAVLVAAGLALGGPERPAPAEDAVVVQYGYAAALPAGWEHTGGDPGRRRVLLTPVGRPDGADLIVVERSPLPYDAAREPIRLRRELAALLAGEAGVTPPAPVVVAGRTVLGYTQRPGDGTVVDWHVLPEAPDQLVVGCRRPAGAPPAPACAAVVGSVRPAP; encoded by the coding sequence GTGACCGGGTTCGCGGTGGCGGTGCACACCGGTCCGTCGCGGGTGCTGCTCGCCGCGGCGGACGCCGGCGGGGTCCGGCTGCTGGCCGCCGCGCCACCGGGGACCGCGCCCGGCCGGGCCGTCGACGACTTCTTCGGTGACGAGCCGCCCGCCGTCGTCGTGCGGGTCGGGACGACGCCGGGCGGCGCGTTCCCCGGGGTGCCCCGGGTGATGGCGGTGCCGGTCGCGGTCGCCGTGCTCGCCGTCGGACCGCCACCACCGGCCGGGCCGGTGCTCGTGGTCGACGCGGGCACGGCCGGGACCGAGGTGGCGGTGGTCGACGACGGGATCGTCACCCGGGTGAGCCCCGGCGGCCGGGGAGGAGCGGCGAACCCGCGCAACGGCCGGGGAGCGGCGGCGAGCCCGGGCGGTGGCGGAGGGGTGGCCCGGGGCGACGTGCGGGACGTCGCGGTGCTCCGGGCGGTGGCGTGCCGGGCCGGGGCGGTCGAGGTCGTCGTGGCCGGGGAACGGGCCGCCGACGACCCGGGCTGGGTGGCCGCGGTGGCCGCGGCCGCACCCTGCCCGGTCCGGACCGCCGGGCCGCGGGCGGACGACGACCCGGCCGCCGTCCCCGGGGCGGGCGCGGACACCGCGGCGGTCCTCGGGGCGGCCCTGCTCGGCGCGGGCCTGCTCGCGCAGGTGAGCCGGAGCCCGGCAGCCACGGCCCGGTTCCGGGAATCGGGCGGCGGGCCGCCGGGTGACGGCTGCACCGTCCCGGGTGCTGCAGCCGGCCGTGGCGGGGCGGGGCACACCGGCCGCGGCGAGCCCGGGGACTCCGGCCGCGGCGAACCACCGGGCACCGACCGTCCGGGCCGGGGGCGGCTGCTCCTCCCCGCCGTCGCCGTGCTCGGGGCGGTGCTCGTCGCCGCCGGGCTGGCCCTCGGCGGCCCGGAACGGCCGGCGCCGGCCGAGGACGCGGTCGTCGTCCAGTACGGATACGCGGCCGCCCTGCCCGCCGGCTGGGAGCACACCGGCGGCGATCCGGGCCGGCGCCGCGTCCTGCTCACCCCGGTGGGCCGGCCGGACGGGGCCGACCTGATCGTCGTCGAGCGCAGCCCGCTGCCGTACGACGCCGCCCGCGAACCCATCCGGCTCCGGCGTGAGCTGGCGGCACTGCTGGCCGGCGAGGCCGGTGTCACGCCACCTGCACCGGTCGTCGTCGCCGGCCGGACGGTCCTCGGCTACACCCAGCGGCCCGGTGACGGCACGGTCGTCGACTGGCACGTCCTGCCGGAGGCCCCGGACCAGCTCGTCGTCGGCTGCCGCCGGCCCGCGGGCGCGCCACCGGCCCCGGCCTGCGCCGCGGTCGTCGGATCGGTGCGCCCGGCACCCTAG
- a CDS encoding WXG100 family type VII secretion target, producing MAEGFGTTTQEMALAAGRVREVSAAVNGELGGLRSRLEATRGQWVGAAATAFTALMAEWDAEAKRLNAALADIAEQLGGTATAYQQVEDANARNVSAITSALG from the coding sequence ATGGCCGAGGGGTTCGGCACGACGACACAGGAGATGGCCCTGGCCGCGGGCCGGGTCCGGGAGGTGAGCGCCGCGGTCAACGGCGAGCTGGGCGGCCTGCGGTCGCGGCTGGAGGCGACCCGCGGCCAGTGGGTGGGGGCCGCGGCCACGGCGTTCACCGCGCTGATGGCCGAGTGGGACGCCGAGGCGAAGCGGCTCAACGCCGCGCTCGCCGACATCGCCGAGCAGCTGGGCGGGACGGCCACGGCCTACCAGCAGGTCGAGGACGCCAACGCGCGGAACGTCTCCGCCATCACGTCGGCGCTGGGCTGA